The Drosophila mauritiana strain mau12 chromosome 2R, ASM438214v1, whole genome shotgun sequence genome has a segment encoding these proteins:
- the LOC117138506 gene encoding coiled-coil domain-containing protein 40 isoform X5, which produces MSDPEDIDCDFPISFEPNPETSPEPEEMGLLPPNHPLLSKFQDCLKGHLIRTKRDIENEIAEIKHHVKLREQRREEQGLTLYDMQQKMKFQEKQIMELSAVIEKHLKNRQDEEFNTKTLKAENEEKIKLTKSQKTLYHERMAELGDMQSLGSNIKRWACSVEDEVKNAKRIVSRDAQLQDQLSQEKRKSDILFYRLDIEIKKRENELLSICEEEATMKEVINILNMSIANANTDLEVLQNEHKRLTQAWNEVIIAIQLRDKILFQVQSAARKHREAMKHNIAGIEAIKKQIGKEMELNKKLDSFKQRLADETNSLRREYRM; this is translated from the exons atgtCTGATCCTGAAGACATTGATTGTGATTTCCCCATTAGCTTTGAGCCTAATCCTGAGACATCTCCTGAACCAGAGGAAATGGGCCTTCTTCCCCCAAATCACCCACTACTAAGCAAGTTTCAGGACTGTTTAAAGGGTCACTTAATACGTACTAAACGTGATAtagaaaatgaaattgcaGAAATAAAACACCATGTTAAACTGAGAGAACAGCGACGAGAGGAGCAAGGATTGACATTGTATGATATGCAacagaaaatgaaatttcaagaaaaacaaattatgGAGTTATCCGCTGTTAtagaaaaacatttaaaaaatcgACAAGATGaagaatttaacacaaaaacCTTAAAAGCggaaaacgaagaaaaaatTAAGTTAACTAAGTCACAAAAAACTCTTTACCATGAAAGAATGGCAGAACTAGGTGACATGCAAAGTTTAGGAAGTAACATCAAAAGATGGGCTTGTTCCGTTGAGGATGAAGTAAAAAATGCTAAACGCATTGTTAGTAGAGACGCCCAGTTGCAAGACCAGCTATCACaggaaaaacgaaaatcaGATATACTCTTTTATCGGCTGGATATAGAAataaaaaagagagaaaacGAGTTACTGTCGATTTGTGAAGAAGAAGCTACAATGAAAGAAGtgattaatattttaaatatgagCATAGCAAATGCCAATACAGATTTAGAGGTTTTGCAAAATGAACACAAACGGCTCACACAGGCATGGAACGAGGTTATTATAGCCATTCAGTTGAGagataaaattttatttcaagTACAAAGCGCAGCAAG AAAACACAGGGAGGCAATGAAACACAATATAGCGGGAATAGAAGctatcaaaaaacaaattggaAAGGAAATggaactaaataaaaaattggaTTCATTTAAGCAACGACTGGCAGATGAAACTAATTCCTTAAGAAGGGAAT
- the LOC117138506 gene encoding coiled-coil domain-containing protein 40 isoform X4, producing MSDPEDIDCDFPISFEPNPETSPEPEEMGLLPPNHPLLSKFQDCLKGHLIRTKRDIENEIAEIKHHVKLREQRREEQGLTLYDMQQKMKFQEKQIMELSAVIEKHLKNRQDEEFNTKTLKAENEEKIKLTKSQKTLYHERMAELGDMQSLGSNIKRWACSVEDEVKNAKRIVSRDAQLQDQLSQEKRKSDILFYRLDIEIKKRENELLSICEEEATMKEVINILNMSIANANTDLEVLQNEHKRLTQAWNEVIIAIQLRDKILFQVQSAARKHREAMKHNIAGIEAIKKQIGKEMELNKKLDSFKQRLADETNSLRRESALLQLFLSTLRLVTSHTTTSRMLTLRLWVSVHSNPKFR from the exons atgtCTGATCCTGAAGACATTGATTGTGATTTCCCCATTAGCTTTGAGCCTAATCCTGAGACATCTCCTGAACCAGAGGAAATGGGCCTTCTTCCCCCAAATCACCCACTACTAAGCAAGTTTCAGGACTGTTTAAAGGGTCACTTAATACGTACTAAACGTGATAtagaaaatgaaattgcaGAAATAAAACACCATGTTAAACTGAGAGAACAGCGACGAGAGGAGCAAGGATTGACATTGTATGATATGCAacagaaaatgaaatttcaagaaaaacaaattatgGAGTTATCCGCTGTTAtagaaaaacatttaaaaaatcgACAAGATGaagaatttaacacaaaaacCTTAAAAGCggaaaacgaagaaaaaatTAAGTTAACTAAGTCACAAAAAACTCTTTACCATGAAAGAATGGCAGAACTAGGTGACATGCAAAGTTTAGGAAGTAACATCAAAAGATGGGCTTGTTCCGTTGAGGATGAAGTAAAAAATGCTAAACGCATTGTTAGTAGAGACGCCCAGTTGCAAGACCAGCTATCACaggaaaaacgaaaatcaGATATACTCTTTTATCGGCTGGATATAGAAataaaaaagagagaaaacGAGTTACTGTCGATTTGTGAAGAAGAAGCTACAATGAAAGAAGtgattaatattttaaatatgagCATAGCAAATGCCAATACAGATTTAGAGGTTTTGCAAAATGAACACAAACGGCTCACACAGGCATGGAACGAGGTTATTATAGCCATTCAGTTGAGagataaaattttatttcaagTACAAAGCGCAGCAAG AAAACACAGGGAGGCAATGAAACACAATATAGCGGGAATAGAAGctatcaaaaaacaaattggaAAGGAAATggaactaaataaaaaattggaTTCATTTAAGCAACGACTGGCAGATGAAACTAATTCCTTAAGAAGGGAAT cgGCACTTCTGCAGCTATTTCTGTCAACGTTGCGCCTCGTGACTTCTCACACCACCACGTCCAGAATGCTAACGCTGCGCCTGTGGGTGTCCGTTCACAGTAACCCCAAATTCCGCTGA